In Prochlorococcus marinus CUG1435, the genomic window TTTATTTTTTTTATATCAAGAAACATTTGCCCTAACAAAAAGATTATTTATTCAATTAAAAAGAAGACCATCAACTCTTTTAGCTGGAATATTACAACCCATAATTTGGCTTTTTTTATTTGGGGCATTATTCTCTAAAGCTCCTGAAGATTTTTTACCAGGAGTTGATTCTTATGGAAATTTTTTAGGAGCAGGACTTATTGTATTTACTGCTTTTAGCGGAGCCCTTAACTCTGGTCTTCCTTTAATGTTTGATAGAGAGTTTGGATTTCTTAATAGATTACTTGTAGCTCCTTTAACTAGTAGATTATCCATAGTTTTATCTTCTTTTTTTTACATAACAATCCTGAGCTTTGTTCAGAGTATTGTAATAATGATTGTTTCATATATTTTGGGTTATGGATGGCCCAACTTATATGGTTTAGGGATTGTGTTTACAACACTCATCCTATTAGTTCTGTTTGTGACATCAATAAGTTTATGTTTAGCGTTTGTTTTGCCGGGACATATTGAATTAATCGCTCTTATATTTGTAATAAACTTACCTCTTCTTTTTGCCAGTACTGCTTTAGCTCCAATATCTTTCATGCCAAATTGGCTTGGGTGGTTAGCTTCATTAAATCCATTAACTTTTGCGATTGAACCTATTAGGACTGCTTATACACAAACTATGGATTTAGAATTAGTGGCTTTACATGCCCCATATGGTGATTTAACTTGTAAGAGTTGTATATCAATTTTATTTTCTTTAACAGTTTTTTCTTTGATTATTATAAGACCTCTTTTAAATAGAAAGTTGAGTTAAAAATTTATGGTTTTTAAAATCATCTAATAGAAGTTTTTCAAAAGGCTTTTTACAAAATAATTTTTTGCTTGATGAAAATATTCTTTTTAAATGGGCCCATAGATTTGGGATTGATTCTTTAAATGATTTGATAATCAATAGTTCAGTACCAAAAGAAAATCAGCATGAACAAGAAAATCAAGAAAAAACTAAACTTGAATTATCAAAAACTTTTGAAAAATATAGAAGAATGAAATTGGAATTAAATTTTCTTGAAACTTTTAGCATTAATGGAATATTTAGCAAAGATCAAAACTATAATGATATAAAAGAATTTCTGATACCCAGAGACTACCACTGTCTTAGTATTAAAAATTTAGGAAGGTGGATTAATAACGATAAAAAAGCAAGTTAAATCTTTACATCATTCCTGGCATACCCATGCCACCCATTCCTGGCATACCCATGCCACCCATTCCTGGCATTCCCATGCCACCCATTCCTGGCATTCCCATGCCACCCATTCCTGGCATTCCCATACCACCCATGCCTCCCATTGGATCTCCACCCGGTACTCCAGGGGCCGCTGCTTCAGGCTCTGGAATGTCAGCCATTGCAACTTCTGTTGTGAGGAGCATAGCTGCAATAGATACTGAATCTTGAAGAGCTAATCTTATTACTTTGGTTGGATCTAATATTCCTGAATCTTTTAAATCCTCATATTTCCCTGAATTAGCATTAAAGCCTTTTTTAAGTCTTTTAATTTCAGCGACAACTACATCACCGTTAAAACCAGCATTTTTTGCTATTTGTTTGGTAGGTTCCAAAAGAGCTTCTTTAACTATATTTATCCCTGTTCTTAAATCATCCGAAGATGATTCGCTTAAATTTAAAAGGTCATCTGATATTTCAATTAAAGTTTGTCCTCCTCCAGAAACAACACCCTCTTCAATAGCAGCTTTTGTAGCATTAAGGGAATCTTCGATTCTCAACTTTTTATACTTCATCTCTGTTTCTGTAGCTGCTCCTACTTTGATAAGAGCTACTCCTCCGGCTAGTTTGGCTATCCTTTCATTGATTTTATCCTGATCATATTCTGATTCAGTTATATCGACTTCTCTCTTTAATTTCTCTACTCGGGCTTTAACTAAATCTTTAGTGTCTTCGAAGGCAACAATTGTAGTTTTATCCTTTGTGATAGTTATTTTTTTTGCTTTTCCTAAATCATTTATCGAGACTTTATCAAGTGTCATCGATTTATCTTCGCTAATTAACTTAGCCCCTGTAAGAATTGCAATATCCTCTAGGGCAGCTTTTCTTCTCTCACCAAATAATGGAGCTCTCACGGAAGCAACATTTAAGACCCCACTATTCTTATTTAAAACCAGAGTGGTTAAAGCCTCTCCTTCAATATCTTCAGCAAGAATTAGAAAGGGTGAGCCTGACTTCTGAATTTCTTCAAGTATTGGAACTAGATCAACTAAAGTTGAGATTTTTTGATCAGTTATTAATATTTTAGGGTTTTCAAGTTCACAAACTTGTCTTTCTTGGTCTGTTACGAAATATGGAGAACTATAACCTCTATCAAAAGACATTCCCTCAGTTATATCTAATTCTGTTTCCAGTGATTGAGATTCTTCAACAGTTATTACACCATCTGAAGTAACAATATCCATCGCTTTAGAAATTATAGATCCAATTTCTTCATCACCTCCAGCACTGACTGTTGCAACTTTTTGGATATCAGAACCACTTAACGAAATACTTTTAGAACTTAATTTTTCTAAGACAAAAGTCAGGCCTGTTTCCATACCTTTTTTTAACTCCATAGGATTGGCACCAGAAGCAATATTTTTTAATCCCTCTTGAACCATCTTCTGAGTCAGAATGGTTGCTGTTGTTGTTCCATCCCCAGCACTCTCTTTTGTCTTGGATGCAACTTGTTCTATTAATTTCGCACCTAAATTAGAAATAGGGTTTTCAATCTCGATCTCTTTAGCAACTGTAGATCCATCTCTTACTATATCTGGCGAACCAAATTTCTTTTCTATTACAACGTTTTTTGCTTTTGGCCCAATAGTAACCTTTACTGCATTTGCTACGAAATTCACACCTTTTTCTAGCGCTTCTCTTGATTCATTAGAAAAACTTAACTGTTTAGCCATGTTTATTTGATCTTTAATCTTATTCTAATCTCCCATAGAATCATTTTTTAGGGATATTTAATTAAGTGGGGAAAGCCGAATTTCTTTTAATGAGACATACAAATTAACTAAAATAAGAGTATCTTTAAGTTATGGAAGAAACAAATAATCTTATTTTTACTCTTACCGCAATCCTCGCGATTGCTATGACACTAATATACTTTCCTTTAAGATTTTTCTTGACATTAACTGCTAGAAGTCGAAGACTAAAACTTTTACAAAAAATCAGAAGATTAAGAGATGAATTGGGCCAGCCCTATCAAGGTACATAATTAAATACTCATACCTCCGTCAATACTGATTGTTTGCCCCGTAATGTAACTGCCTGCATCACTTGAAACTAAGAATGACACTAAGTTTGCAATTTGCGTACAACTTCCTAATTTCCCTAAAGGGATAACTTTAAGAATCTCCTCAGTATTAAGTTTTTCAGTCATCTCTGTTTCTATAAAACCTGGAGCTATTGCATTTACGTTTATACCTCTTGAGGCAAATTCTTTAGCGCAAGTTTTGGTAAATCCAATAACTCCGGCTTTGGCGGCAGAATAATTTGCTTGCCCTGGATTACCAATTATTCCAACAACAGATGAAATATTTACGATGCTACCACTTCTTTTTTTCATCATAAATTTTGAAGCATATTTTGTGCAAAGAAAAACTCCTTTTAAGTTTGTATTTAGTACGTCATCCCATTGTTCCGATTTCATTCTCATCAATAGTCCATCTCTAGTAATACCAGCATTGTTAATGAGGATATCAATGGTTCCATTAATTTTGATTATTTCTTCAAAAGCTAAACTGACAGAATCCTCTTTTGAAACATCAAATTTTAATTTATGAGCTTTACCTCCCGAATTTTTTATTGAATTTACAACTTCTTCAGCTTTTTCATCAGAAGAAGAGTAATTAATAAAAACTTCTGCTCCTAAGCGGCTTAGTTCTAAAGCAATTTCTTTACCAATCCCTCTGCTAGCTCCAGTGATTAAAGCAACTTTGCCTGATAATGAATCTGTATTGGACATTATGAAATTTTATAATTTTCAATCGTAGTACTATTTGTGTAAAGATATTGCTTTTATTTATAATTGTCTAGAAAATATTAAGACCTTCTATTGTGCACTTTTTAATACCAGCTGCAGGAAGCGGCAGCAGAATGAAAGCTGGAAAAAATAAATTACTCATTGATTTAGAGGGAGAGTCTTTGATTTATTGGACACTTAAATCTGTATTTTCTGCAAGCTCAACAAATTGGGTTGGAATAATTGGACAACCGAAAGATAAAAATTTATTATTAAATTCAGTAAAGAATTTTGCTCATAAAGTTCATTGGATTAATGGTGGTGACACCAGACAAAAGTCAGTTTTTAATGGTTTAAAAGCGTTACCAAATGATGCTGAAAAAGTTTTAATACATGATGGTGCTAGATGTCTTATTAAACCTGAATTAATAGACCTTTGTGCCAAGCAATTAGATGAAAATGAAGCTGTAATTTTGGCTACTAAGGTAACTGACACAATAAAGATTGTTGATAATGAAGGTTTTATTCAAGAAACACCAGATAGAAATTATTTATGGGCAGCGCAAACTCCTCAGGGCTTTTTAGTAGATAGATTAAAAAAAGCTCATAGCATGGCAATTAATAAAAACTGGAAAGTCACAGATGATGCCTCACTATTCGAAATGCTTAATTGGAAAGTTAAGATTATTGAAGGGACTTATTCAAATATAAAAATTACATCCCCTATAGATTTGAAAATAGCAAAACTTTTTGTGAAGAACCCCTAGTTAGAAAGGAGTATCGATACTAAGAATGCCATCATCACCATTTAAGGTGGCTTCGTATCCTAAAGGAATGCAAGCATTTCCAGATATGTGGCCTACTGGGAGGTCAAAAAGAATAGGAAAATCAAACTCCTGGAGTCTTTCAATAATGCAGTTTTTTAGTAAATCTTTCCATTCAAGGTCGCAGGAATCATTAGAAAAACTTCCGAATCCAATACCAGCAATTTCAGTCAGTGTTTTAGTCATTCTGAGGTAAGTCAACATGCGATCAATTTTATAAATATCTTCATTAATATCTTCAAAAATTATTATTTTTCGTTTGCAATCTGGAAAGTGATTAGTACCAATTAAAAAAGTAGCAATAGTTAAGTTAGAAACGATAATTTCTCCTTTAGCTTTCCCACCTCTTAAAGGAATTCCTCTTATGTCATCAACATATCCCTCAAAAAGTAAATTTCTTAATCTCTCAAGACTCCAATCTGGCTCTTTGAAAAGGCCAGTAACCATTGGCCCATGAATAGAACCAATAAATCCTTGAGAATATTTAGATAGTAATAAAGAACAAGTATCTGAGAATCCAAGCATTAAACCATGCTGCCAAGAAGGTTCTTTTTCTAATAGTCTTGCTGAACCCCAGCCTCCTTTCGCAAAAATGATTAGCTTACTATTTTGTGATTTTTCTAATTCTTCAAATCTAGTTAGATCATCACCTGCAAAATAACCAAATTTTTTTGATAGAGAATTATTTTCATTAATTTCCAAGCCCCAGTTTTTTAAAATTTCTATACCTTTTTGAAAATTTTCGTCTTCATCAATAAAGGAACCTGGAGCTAAAATATCTATTAGATCACCTTTTTTTAATCTAATAACCATATTTAGAATTCATGAGGCAATAATAATTCCCAATAAAAGGACTCCTCCATAAATTGATTGATTTTTGAAGTGCTTCCCAATGTTCTTTATTGATTGCTTTTCCTCTGGAAATACTTTCAGTATATCCCTCTGCATTAAAATTGACGTTGTAAGCCAAATTGGCCAAAAAATAAAATCCATTTGATTAATTAATCCGCATAATGCGAGAAAACTGGAAGTTAAAAAATAACAAATTTGAATAGTTATTCTTGTACTTTCCTGGAGATTAATAGCGGAACTATTTATTCCAATTTTGATATCATATTTTTTATCTGCTAAAGCATAAATCGTGTCAAAGCCAAAAGTCCAAAAAATGGTAGCTAGCCAGCAAAATAATAAAACAATACTATTTAGATTGCCTTCATTTGCGGCCCAGGGAATTAAAACAGCAAAACCCCAACATATTGATAAGATTAATTGAGGATATTTAAACCATCTTTTAGCAGAAGGATAAATTAAAATAATGGGTAAAGCTAAAAAAGCAAGTGAAATGGAAAGAGTTCTTCCAGGTTGAGGAAGTGACAAAGTTAAAAAGAAGCTACATAAAATTAAAAAGAAAAGAATTGAATAAGCTGTTTTTAGACCGATTTTATTTGCAGCTAGAGGTCTATTTTTTGTCCTAAAAACTCTTTGATCAATTTTTTTGTCCCAAATATCATTAATCACGCAGCCTAATCCACTTACTAGTACTCCTCCCACGATTATTCTTAGCAACATTAAAAGTGTTGGATTAGCATCTGGGGTTAAATATAAGCTCCATCCAGCAGGAATAAGTAAGATCATTCTTCCAGTAGGCTTATTCCACCTTAATAATTCAAAAAAAGTACTTAATTTAATTTGTCGATTTTTATTTTGCATATAACCTATTGTATATTTCATAACTTAAATAATCTTACTAGGATTAAATGATTTCTATTATTTAATAATCAATCTTGGGTATATTTATTAATGGATTAAAGATATCTGCATCCTATAAAAAATGATACAGAAACAAGATTTAAGATATTTTCAAGAAAAGCAAATTTTAGTAGCTTCCATTGATATTGGAACTAACTCTACACATCTCTTAGTAGCAGAAATTAATCTAGAATTAAAATCATTTTCAATAAAATTCACTGATAAATCAACCACTCGTCTTGGAGAAAGAGATGAGGAGGGTAATCTTACTGAAGAATCAATCCAAAGAGCATTAGTTACTCTTAAGCGATTTAGGGAATATTGTGAAAGTAATGGAGTAAAACAAATAGTAACAGCAGCAACAAGTGCAGTTAGGGAATCTCCAAACGGTCAAGATTTTATTAGAAGAGTTCTTGATGAAACTGATATTCAAATAGAAATGATAAGTGGTTCTGAGGAAGCCAGATTAATTTACCTTGGTGTTCTTTCTGGAATGTCTTTTGAAGATCAGTCTTTTGTAATCATAGATATTGGAGGAGGATCTACAGAATTAATACTTGCAGATAAAAAAGACGCTATAGCTCTTACCAGTTCGAGGATTGGTGCGGTAAGACTTAAAAATGATTTTTTAAATAAAGAGTCTATATCTTCAGAAAGATCGAGTTTTCTAACAACTTTTATTAAAGGATCCTTAGAACCATCTGTTCGAAAAATAAAGAGTAGATCTAAGGGAGATAAGCCTTTATCCATGATTGCAACCAGTGGCACTGCAACCTCATTAGGAAATTTGATTTCAGATGATTTGGGAGAATCTAAGCAAAAGTTGCATGGTTATAAATTTAAAAGGGAAAATTTACAAAATGTATTGGAAAAACTAATTAAATTGCCAGTTTCGGAAATCAAGAAAATACCTTCATTAAGTGAGAGAAGAGCAGAAATAATTATTCCAGGAGCATTGATACTAAATAGCGCAATGGAGATGTTGAACTTTAATGAATTAATAATAAGTGAGAGGGCACTTCGAGAGGGTTTGGTTGTAGATTGGATGCTTCGTAAAGGGATAATTAAAAACGAGTTAAATATTCAAAGCAATATTAGAAAAACAACTATAGTTCATCAGGCCAGAAAGTTTGGAGTAGATAATACAAGAGTTGAGAAAGTTGTTGATATTGCCTTTCAAATCTATGATCAGACTAAAAATATCTTTCATAGCGATAATGACCCTAAAGCTAAAGAACTTCTTTGGGCAGCTTCTAATCTTTACAATTGTGGGAAATACGTGAATGTTGGTTCATATCACAAACACTCTTGGTATTTAATAAAAAATTGTGAGTTGTTGGGATATTCTGAAGCAGAAACAAATATTATTGCTTCAATTGCTAGATACCACAGAAAGACTCTACCCAAGAAAAGACATGAGTCTTGGCAAAATTTAATATCCAAAGAAGATAAAACATTAGTTCTTGAAATGTCATTAATCCTGAGACTAGCATCATCTCTTGATCAAAGACCTGACAAGGTGATCTCCTCTGTTCAAATAAAATTGCAGCAAAATATTCTTACATTTGAACTTCTACCTTTAAATAGAAACCAGGATCTTCTTCTTGAAAAATGGAACTTAGGATTATGCCGTAATGCAATAAAAGAACTAAAGAATTTGGATTTAAAAATTATTTAGTTTTTTTAATAAGTTCTTGTTTTGGAGTTTGATTTTGAGAAGAGTCTGAAAATAAATTGAAAATTAAAGACGAGGCGATTAGTCCGAGAAAGCCTGAAATTAAAATAAATATTAGGAACCCTACTGGATTAAGATTATTAGATTGCCTAGATTTGTAATTTTTTTTTGAGACTTCTTCAACTATTTCTTCAATTTTCACTTCTTTCCTCTCCGTCTTGAATTCATTCATTATAAATTCTGTATCAAGTTTGAGCTTCTGTGAAATTCGTCTAATCATTGCTTTGACAAATACTTTTTCAGGTAGCTTTTCTTCATTACCTTCTTCTATGGCTCCAAGTTGATGAGATCCGATTTTTAAATCAGAAGCTAATTCTTCAATAGATTGATTTCTACTTAACCTAGCCTCTTTAATAAAATTTCCAATTCTCTTTAAAGAAGAGTTTTCTCCTTTATTGTTGTTTCCCGCAACAGATTCTATTTCTTTCAAAGCAAATTAATTTTTACTAATTATAGTAATTAATATTTTTCTATCAACTTTTAAAACTATTTATTCCTAAAGAGATGCTTATAAGATGGATTATAAAGATTAGATCTTTTTTTAGAATTACTAATTGCTGGGCTAATTATGTAAATGGTTGTTCTAATTAGTTTTTTCTCAATAGAAAATTTTTCCATATCTTTTAATTCTATTAATGATGTCCAACCATCATCCCAAGATACTCTAAATCCAACAATCACTTTAGTCTCTGGAGGGTAAAACTCTAGTAAAGTTTCTTGAGACCTTTTCACATGCCTAGCACTTAGATATAGACATATAGAGGAATTGTGTTTCGCAAGATCTGTCAGAGATTCTTTTTCGGGCATCCCTGTTCGCCCTCCTGCCCTAGTTAATATTATTGTTTGCGTTACGTCAGGGATGGTTAACTCAGCTTCATGATATGCTGCAGCAACTTGAAAAGCACTTACTCCAGGAACAACCTCGATTTCAATTTTTTCGTTTTTTAAAATGTCGATTTGCTCTCTAATTGCTCCAAAAAGGCAAGGGTCTCCATCATGCAACCTAACAACAGTTTTCCCTGCCTTAAATTTTTCTATCATAATTGAGGTGATTTGCTCTAGGTTAAGTGAACTCGTTTTTATTTTTTCAGAACCTTCTTTAGCAGAATCTAAAATTTTTTCAGGAATTAGAGAATCAGTCCAAATAATGACATCTGCAATTTTTATCTTTTTTAGTGCTTTTAAAGTTAATAATTCTGGATCGCCTGGACCAGCACCAATAAAGGATATTTTGTTATCCATTCTTTCTATTTTTCCCACTATATGTTCTCAATCTTAAAAAAAATATTCCAATTAATCCAGAAGAAAATAGAAAAATACTTATAAATTGAGCCATTCTTATACCGCCATCACAGAAAGGTGGAAGTCCACCAATGCATAGTGGGTCAGTTCTTAAACCTTCAATCCAGAATCTTCCAAAGCTATAACTTATTAAATAAAGACAGCTAATAAAGCCAGGCCTGAAAAAATCTGTTTTATTTTGTTTATTAAAGGTAATAATAAGGAGGATGAAAATTAAAAAATTCCACAATGACTCATAGAGAAATGTAGGATGAAAAAATTCATAATTAATAAATTCTAAAGGCCTATTTTGGATAGGTATAAATAATTTCCAAGGCAAATTTGTAGGAACTCCAAAGGCTTCATTATTGAAAAAATTTCCCCACCTTCCTATTGATTGTCCAAGAATAATCGAGGGTATTAATATATCTATAAAAGTTTTTAAATTAATTTTTTTTGACTTACAGAAATAGATAATAGATATTAATCCTCCAATTAGACCTCCATGTATTGCTATGCCTCCTTCCCAAACTGCAAGAAAAGAAGGTATTTGAATGATGTTATTGAATAGTTCAAAAGAAGTAAAAAAGTTCTCTCCGCTATATTGCCTCCACTCAAAAATTACGTAATAAGCTCTAGCTCCAATTATTGAAGAGATTATTAATGATGGAAGTATTTCACTAATGTACTCTGGGTTAATATTTCTTGCCTTTGCTAGTTTTTTAGAGACAAATAGGCCTATTAAAACTGAAACCGAAATAAGAAGTCCGTACCATCTAATAGTTATAAATCCTAAATTTAAAAAAGTTTCTCCTGGAGATTGTATAAAAGCTTGAAGTATAAGCATTTAGAGAAAGTTAGATACCCTCTGCTGCTTGCACTTTTTCTACTTGTTTTTTCTTTAATACTAAAAGTATTTGTGTTAGGCCTACACCAATGAAGAATGCAATCAATCCAATAACTCTATAAGGGCTCTGAAGTACAACCTCAGCATCTAATTGCCCAAAGCCACCAACGTTGGGATCATTAGTAAGAGGGTCGCCTACATTAATTTTGTCTTGAGCTTTTACGATAAGTTGAGGACCAACAGGCACTGCTTCAGTAGTTATTTCACCATTATCGTTTTCTATATTGACTTGATAGCTCCCATCTTCAATTGTTTCTATTGAATTTATAGTTCCTGCGGTGGAAGAAGTAAATACTACATTATTGCTCTTGTCTCCAGTTGGATATACCTGACCTCTACCTCTATTGCCTCCAATGTGTAACGAGTATTTCCCATAGTGATATTCTTTATTAGTGGATGGGTCAGGGGAAAGTACAGGGAAAACGATTTCTTTATTGGTATCCCCAGGTAAAGGTCCCACAATAATGATATTATCTTTCTCTTCACTGTAGTTAGTGAAATAAACCCCTTCTGTCTCCTCTTTTATTTCTTCGGTCCATCTTTCTTGAGGAGCAAGTTTAAAGCCATCAGGCAGCATTACAACAGCACCAACTTGTAATGGGACTTCTGAACCATCAGCCCCTATCTCTTTTAAATCATTTTTGTAAGGTATTTTGACTACAGCTTTGAAAACACTGTCTGCTCCAACAGATTGTGGAACCTCTGCAATTGTAGGCATCTGAGCTAGATGACAATTTGCACAGACTATCTTACCTGTGGCTTCTCTTGGGGATTCGTAGTTTTGCTGAGCCCAAAATGGATAAGCAAAACTCATCTCTGGATAAAATACAATGCTTGCAATGAAAAGCAGAGTACAGATAAATAAACTTGTTTTTTTCATGATTTGATTTTTAAGACCTTTCATTTTTTTTATGCCCACCATGGATTTTCATTAGTTCTAAAGTCAGTTTCTGACCATTGTTTGACGAGCACAGCATCATCTTCAATATCAACATGAGCTAGAGCTAAAGATAAAGGCGCAGGCCCTCTTACTACCTTCCCGTTAGTATCGTACTGGCTGCCATGACAAGGACATATAAATTTATTGGCACCACTATCCCATGGAACAACACAACCTAAATGAGTACAAATTGCATTTAAACCAAATTCTCCTATTTCCCCACCGTCATTAACTATTAAATAAGTTGGATCTCCCTTTAGACCCTGAACTAGACTTCTGTCTCCTGCTTGATGGGTAGCTAACCAACCTGTCTTAGTTATTGGATTCCCTAATTCATCTTTAGCAGAAGTTCCACCTCCACCACCGCCTGCTCTTAAAGGCATGAAATAATTCGCTACAGGGTAAAGGGCTCCTAAAGCCACACCAGTTGCAGTACCAAATGTAAGAAGATTCATAAATTGCCTTCGACCCATAGAAGGGACATCATTGGAACTTAATTGAGTCATTCGCTACTTGGTTCTGTTATTTATTAGTTATTATGAATCAGATTGTTCAATTTCTGTTGCAAATAGATAGGACTTTTAATAATTTAAAGTAAAAGTTTAGGAAGTCTTAATTAATTGATTTAAATGAACCCGTTGCTAGTAGATGAAGTCATACATTATTTGAT contains:
- a CDS encoding prolipoprotein diacylglyceryl transferase, which produces MLILQAFIQSPGETFLNLGFITIRWYGLLISVSVLIGLFVSKKLAKARNINPEYISEILPSLIISSIIGARAYYVIFEWRQYSGENFFTSFELFNNIIQIPSFLAVWEGGIAIHGGLIGGLISIIYFCKSKKINLKTFIDILIPSIILGQSIGRWGNFFNNEAFGVPTNLPWKLFIPIQNRPLEFINYEFFHPTFLYESLWNFLIFILLIITFNKQNKTDFFRPGFISCLYLISYSFGRFWIEGLRTDPLCIGGLPPFCDGGIRMAQFISIFLFSSGLIGIFFLRLRTYSGKNRKNG
- a CDS encoding cytochrome b6-f complex iron-sulfur subunit, which translates into the protein MTQLSSNDVPSMGRRQFMNLLTFGTATGVALGALYPVANYFMPLRAGGGGGGTSAKDELGNPITKTGWLATHQAGDRSLVQGLKGDPTYLIVNDGGEIGEFGLNAICTHLGCVVPWDSGANKFICPCHGSQYDTNGKVVRGPAPLSLALAHVDIEDDAVLVKQWSETDFRTNENPWWA
- a CDS encoding apocytochrome f, with the translated sequence MKGLKNQIMKKTSLFICTLLFIASIVFYPEMSFAYPFWAQQNYESPREATGKIVCANCHLAQMPTIAEVPQSVGADSVFKAVVKIPYKNDLKEIGADGSEVPLQVGAVVMLPDGFKLAPQERWTEEIKEETEGVYFTNYSEEKDNIIIVGPLPGDTNKEIVFPVLSPDPSTNKEYHYGKYSLHIGGNRGRGQVYPTGDKSNNVVFTSSTAGTINSIETIEDGSYQVNIENDNGEITTEAVPVGPQLIVKAQDKINVGDPLTNDPNVGGFGQLDAEVVLQSPYRVIGLIAFFIGVGLTQILLVLKKKQVEKVQAAEGI